Below is a genomic region from Bdellovibrio bacteriovorus.
GAGCGACGGATTGTACAGCGGCGACTTGCGAAGAGTCGGCAAAAGGTCTTCGTCAGTTTGTGGTGGGCTGGAATCGTATTGAAAACAGCAAACCAAGTGCGGAGCTTTTGGGCGCTTACGACGAATACTTCAAAGTCTTCCCTGAAGACGAAGATATGTACGTATGGGGCTCTCAAGCAGCGGCAACGGCAGGTCAGTATGCGCAAGCCGCTCAATGGACAGCGTCTGCGAATAAAATGATTCTTGCGAAATACTTGGCTGAAAAAGATTCGGCTCAACAAAAAGTTCAAGCTGAAAAGCTAGAGAAGAATTTGCTTCTAGGTATCGAGAACGCGGAAAAATCAAAAGACGAAAAACTTTTGGTCGCAGCTCAAGACGACTACCTGACAAAATCTGTATTGAAACAAAAATCTTTCGATGTTCAGTACCAGAAAGCTTATGCGATCTACCAAAAGGGTGATTACGCAGCGGCTGCGGGACAGTTGAATGATCTAGCAATCAACGGCAAAGGTTCAAGCCAGATTAAAGTTCAAGCGGCAGAATTGTCTTTGGATGCTTTGGCTCTTCTTAAAGACGATGCTCGCATTCAACAATGGTCGGCATTATATGCTTCTAAATTTGCCGATAAAAAAGGTGAGTTCCAACAGATTCACGAAAAGTCCGTGTTGACTCAATCTGCGAAACTCGCAGAAGCGCAACCAGATCAAGCTTTGACTGTATTGGCGAGCTTCAATATGGCGGCGGCGACTCCTGAAGACAGAAAGATTTATCTTAAGAATAAAATCCTTTTGAATGAAAAATTGAACAAGATCACGGAAGCTCGTGTAGCCACAGAAGATCTTCTTCGCGAAAAAACTTTGACGACAGAAGAGCGCGAATTCGCTTTGGGTCGCAAGGTTTGGTTTGCGGAATTGGAATTGGATTTCGCGACAGCCTTGGCGGCCGCGGAACAAATGCAATTCAGTTCTTTGTCTCAAGAAGAAAAAGTTCTTAAATTGGCTTTGTACTCGGAACTTGCCGACAAGAGTCCGGCGACTTATTACTCTCAATATTTGAAGCAATCTAAAGATGACGAAAAGAAAGCTTTGATTGCGACTCAATTGATCCGTTTGTCAAAAGCGCCAGCAAAAGACTTTGATGTTTATAAGCCTTACTTCAAAAACAACGCGGGTCTTTATTCTCGTGCGGCTCTTGAAGTTTACGGCATGACTAAAGATCGTAAGGTTCTTGAGAAGGCGTTGAAAGACAAAGGGAACTCCAAACAAGACGCTTTCGTAATGATCGAAAAAATCCTTGTTCTGGCTGACCTTAAAGATCTGGGCAAACAGGCCGCAGCTCACAACATCGACACTAAAAACCAGAACACAATTGCAATGGGTCTTAAAGCCCGCGTGAAGCTTTTGGAAAAAATCGATGGTGTGGCAAATCGTGCGATCGCCACAGGCGATTGGTCGTCGCAAATGCTTGCTTTGGATCTAGTCGCGAAAGAAAACTCTCGCTTCTATAACGAAGCTTTGGCTTTACCGATGCCAACGGGTTTAACTCCAGAGCAAGAGAACGAATACCTCACTATTCTTTCTCAGCAAGTGGCGCCAAACCAAAACACGGCGATGATGGCTGAAACGAAAGTGAAAGAATTCTGGAGCCAAAAAACAGCTCTAGATTCTTACAAAACTTTCGCGCACCAAAACTACAACTGGGCAAACTACATTGTCGAAGAAGTT
It encodes:
- a CDS encoding tetratricopeptide repeat protein; translation: MMKKGLLIFSLSVGVTASAQTSATQAGSTQDLLIQKLTQVQLGLAPADPARAGVLLRLADLHAERARQLSMKELNDGCVVCKAGEKDREKALSFYTEALTKVPANSVAKVHLQMGHLYELQGRNELAEKSYQAMLSSSSSPIEMAEANLSLAEMAFRKSDFKKAQELYGKVLATEGASSQGLAAYRNAWCSFRMGDLEGSIVKLQDILKNPKLQSRMAASRGVADVQFLEEVSRDLATFMAARGIKDGDAETLFALSPEQFKLQQVTMLAREGLRLGQKEPSLKVWDFVYQKQADPKMRLEAQVRMAQLNFDLKNVPAAFKAYQMGLNLWGATDCTAATCEESAKGLRQFVVGWNRIENSKPSAELLGAYDEYFKVFPEDEDMYVWGSQAAATAGQYAQAAQWTASANKMILAKYLAEKDSAQQKVQAEKLEKNLLLGIENAEKSKDEKLLVAAQDDYLTKSVLKQKSFDVQYQKAYAIYQKGDYAAAAGQLNDLAINGKGSSQIKVQAAELSLDALALLKDDARIQQWSALYASKFADKKGEFQQIHEKSVLTQSAKLAEAQPDQALTVLASFNMAAATPEDRKIYLKNKILLNEKLNKITEARVATEDLLREKTLTTEEREFALGRKVWFAELELDFATALAAAEQMQFSSLSQEEKVLKLALYSELADKSPATYYSQYLKQSKDDEKKALIATQLIRLSKAPAKDFDVYKPYFKNNAGLYSRAALEVYGMTKDRKVLEKALKDKGNSKQDAFVMIEKILVLADLKDLGKQAAAHNIDTKNQNTIAMGLKARVKLLEKIDGVANRAIATGDWSSQMLALDLVAKENSRFYNEALALPMPTGLTPEQENEYLTILSQQVAPNQNTAMMAETKVKEFWSQKTALDSYKTFAHQNYNWANYIVEEVEAVAAIAPEDQKIAWTGAVSEIKASVTAQQKPSLAEMEKARTNLKQNPFTVSAIEEAIAVEKKAQRKSMVEYLQGRLATLAKKDGEVKGDKQ